In Peptostreptococcus equinus, the DNA window TAGAAGAAGAAGAGAATGCGAACGTTGTAAAAAAAGATTTACAACATATGAAAAGATTGAAATGATACCGGTAATGGTGATTAAAAAAGATGGCCGTAGAGAATCATTTGATAGAGATAAAATTAAGTTTGGGCTAGTTAGATCTTGTGAGAAAAGACCTATATCAGTAGCTAAAATAGATGAAATAGTAGATTCTGTTGAAAGTGAAATAAATAAAATGTTTGTCGATGAAATAGAAACAAGTAAAATTGGTCTTATGCTTATGGATAAGCTAAAGGAAGTTGATGAGGTTGCTTATGTGAGATTCGCTTCCGTTTATAGGCAATTCAAAGACTTGAATACCTTTGTAAATGAGTTAGAAAGTATAATTCATGAAAAAGGAGAAAATAAAGATGATGAAATTGAAAATAAATAAAGAATTTCTACTTAACCAAGTAAAGAATAATGACTGTATTGAAATAATAGATGATAGTTTTGGTATTATTAATACATTTAGAAATATTGATAGCAAAAATAAAGAGCAAATGATAGAGTTTTTAAAAACAAAAAAATTTGCATATAACAATATTACATCCAATATTCAGATACATTCTGCCGTAGTTAGAAAAATAGATAAGAATAATATTGGAACCATGCAAGAGGCTGATGCTCTTGTAAGTAACTTAAAAGATGTACCACTATTGATATTTACTGCAGATTGTCTTCCAATAATTTTTCTTGATGAAGAAAATAAAGCTATAGGAAACGCTCATGCCGGGTGGAAAGGTACATATGGTTTAATCTCAATAAAAACATTAGAATTGATGAAAAAGTCTTATGGTACAAAATTTGAAGATGTAAAAGTATATATTGGCCCAGCTATTGGAAAATGCTGTTATGAAG includes these proteins:
- the nrdR gene encoding transcriptional regulator NrdR; the encoded protein is MLCPYCEYKESKVLDSRHIDSSSIRRRRECERCKKRFTTYEKIEMIPVMVIKKDGRRESFDRDKIKFGLVRSCEKRPISVAKIDEIVDSVESEINKMFVDEIETSKIGLMLMDKLKEVDEVAYVRFASVYRQFKDLNTFVNELESIIHEKGENKDDEIENK
- the pgeF gene encoding peptidoglycan editing factor PgeF, which translates into the protein MMKLKINKEFLLNQVKNNDCIEIIDDSFGIINTFRNIDSKNKEQMIEFLKTKKFAYNNITSNIQIHSAVVRKIDKNNIGTMQEADALVSNLKDVPLLIFTADCLPIIFLDEENKAIGNAHAGWKGTYGLISIKTLELMKKSYGTKFEDVKVYIGPAIGKCCYEVKEDLVYKFTAMLKKNNIKEEKISNIYEIRNEKIYLNLNIINIYLLESIGVKRDNIFNYDLCTSCLNDTFYSYRVDDKTDKRIGSIVQIF